In Flavobacterium sp. 83, the genomic window TAGCTGCCATAGTATCAGCAGTTTCTCCTGATTGAGAAATAGCAATTACTACGTCTTTACTACTTATTATAGGATTTCTATATCTAAATTCAGAAGCATATTCTACTTCAACTGAAATTCGGGCAAATTCTTCAAATATATATTCTGCAACTAAACCTGCATGCCAAGATGTACCGCAAGCCACAATTATTATTCTGTCCGCATTTAGGAATTTTTCTAAATTATCCTCTACACCTGACATTTGGATAATTCCTTCATTTGCATGAAGTCTACCACGATACGTATCTTTAATTACACTTGGTTGTTCATAGATCTCTTTCAACATAAAATGATCGTAACCTCCTTTTTCAATTTGCTCCAAATTCATTTGAAGTTCTTGAATATAGGGATCAACTAAAGAATCATCTTTAATTTTCCTTACTTTCATTGGTTTATGCAACCTAATATTTGCCATTTCGCCATCTTCTAAATAAATAGCATTTGACGTATACTCAATAAATGGAGAAGCATCAGAAGCAATAAAATATTCTCCTTCACCTACACCAATTGCTAACGGACTTCCTAAACGTGCCGCAACAATTTCATTTGGATTTTTTTTATCAAAAACGGCAATTGCATAAGCTCCAACCACTTGATTCAAAGCAACCTGAACTGCTTTTCCGATTTTCAATTTTTCTTTCTTCTGAACTTCTTCTATTAGATTTACAAGAACTTCAGTATCTGTATCTGAGTGAAAAATATATCCTCTTTTTATTAATTCCTCTTTCAATGGAGCATAATTCTCAATAATTCCATTATGGATTATAGCTAAATCTCCTGAATTAGAAAGATGCGGATGCGAATTTACATCGTTTGGAATCCCATGTGTTGCCCAACGAGTATGTCCCATTCCTATGGTGCCATCAGTAGAAATTTCTTTAGCTGCTCGCTCTTCTAAATCTACAACTTTACCTTTAGTTTTAGAAATTTTTAAGTTCTCGCCATCATATAACATGACACCAGCACTATCATAGCCTCTATATTCTAATCGTTTCAACCCTTTTATCACAATCGGATAAGCTTCCCTATAACCGATATATCCAACAATTCCACACATAGCTTTTACTTAATTAGGTTTTGTATAAAAAATTTCAAGTTTTAATCTTTTGTCATAATTAGAATCTCCAAAAGGAATGTTATTTCCAAATAAAATAGTCCCTAATGGATTCATTACACTCGCCTTTGGAGCTTGAGAAATAAATGCATTTGGAGTTCTCACTTTATAAGAAGCAACGGCAGTTATATCTTCAGTAACCACTAGTCCTAATTTGACATTAGTTGAATCTACGTTTTTAATAAGATTGCGAATCTGATTAGTAATCCTGATTTTATAAGTCAATCCTCTTTTAGAAGTTGCATCTGTATTTATGTTCCCATCAAATACTAATTTTGATTTTTTCGCATCAGCGCTTGTTGAAGCATCATTGTAATAATCAACAACAGGCCTATGATTTGTATAATCATACAAATAAATCCTTCTTGGCTCAAAGCTGTTTATCATTGTACTTGCATCAATATGAAAAACAAGATTCGCTTCATTGATCAACCACTTTTTACCATCAGCCGGATATCTTAAATCATCTAATTCATCAGAAATCCCATTTGGCCCAGTTAGGTTTCCGTTAGCATCATATCCTTTCAAATCTTTTTTATCAAATAAATCAATGATAGCTACAGAACCTTCACCACCTTTTAAATATAATTTTCCGTCTCCGGCAGTTGTATTTCCAGTATTTGGCAATGCATTATAGGCAATACCTGTAGCTCCAAAGTTATTATTCAATAAACTTACAGAATTTCCGGTCATATTAAGAACAATACTTTTTTTAACCCTTGTCACTGTTACAACACCACTTGTTGATGTAGTAGTTAAATCTTCGTTATAATTAACGGTAATTTTTCCAGCTTTGAAATTCAACATAGCTAAATTCCCATCACTGCTTCCTGATTTTTCGATTTTAAAATAAAGCCCTCTGAAATAGTCTTTAAAAACATCACTTGAAGCTAATTTACCCGCATTTGCACCATCAATAATCTTTGTTTTAAAATAGCTTTTATTCAAATTCAACTGCATTCCCGGTGCAGTTCGTGTAACAGTCTCTACTTTAGTGATAGAATCTGTTGTTTTAACCACATGTTCAGCAGGATCAAAGAAAAAATTATCGTTTTGAGCTAAATCGGCATCGTCATTCAAACGAGTAGAAACTTTAATATTATCGAAATCAGTATTTTGATTGGTATAATATTTTTGAGCAAGTTGAAATCCACCTGTAGGGTCACTATCTCTCATGTAATATCCACTTTCATGAATACTTAATTTCATTGGTGCTTTACTAACTCCGTAAATTGAATCTAATGTATAAATGTGACTACCGTCAGTATTCGTAACTGTTTTCGAAGCTTTATAATAGTAAGGTATAGTCAAAACTACACTTGTAACAAAAGGTCTTGAACTAATACCTGTGGCAGTTACCGTGGATGCTAAAGTCAATTGTGTATTGAAATTGGCTGTCGTTTCTCCAAAATTAGGGTTTTTATATATCCCTAATGGATTTACAGCAAGATTATCAGATTGAATAGGTCCAGTTTTTTGGTTGTAAGCTACTACACTAAATATTGTGTCTTTAAGTCCAAAATGGTTATCCCCAATTAAATCCCCACCAATCGCATTATAATCTTTATCGCAGGAATACAAAAGAATGATACTTGATAAAACCAGTATTTTCTTGAAAAAAGAAATATTGTACATATTAAATAATAAAAGTTTAATTTAAAGAACCTCGTTTTTATAGAAATTAGTATACGCTTCCGCGAATTTATCTTTCGGCACGAAAGGTAAAAAAGGTTTACCCGAAGATTCTATAAATTTTGTTAAACTTGAAGACAGGTTTTCTGAAGCAATGATTACAGCATCAGAATGCATAACTGTTGCTTTTATAATATTTTCATAATCGGGAATTGCTAAATCAGCTATTGCTTCATCAGGAACACCATCAAATTTCACCTTATTTATCATTTCTGCATCTAAAGTTCCTTCAAATGACTGACTGTAAACTGAGGTTACAATCTTTGTTTCTGAAAATAAAGCTTCATTTTTATAAAAATGTTTCATATATATAGGCAACATTGCAGCCATCCACCCATGAACATGAATAATATCAGGAACCCAATTTAATTTTTTAACCGTTTCTACCACTCCTTTTGCAAAGAAAATAGCGCGCTCATCATTGTCTGGATACATAACACCTTCTTCATCTGCAAATGTGGCTTTCCTTTTGAAATATTCGTCATTATCTATAAAGTAAACTTGTATCCTCTCTTTAGGAATTGAAGCTACTTTTATAATCAATGGCATATCCAAATCATTTACTACCAAATTCATCCCCGAAAGTCTAATCACTTCGTGTAATTGGTGTCTTCTTTCATTTATATTTCCATATCTAGGCATGAAAATCCTTATTTGTCCTCCCTGATCATTAATCATTTTCGGCACGTCATAAGACATTAAAGAAACCTCATTTTCAGCGAGATAAGGCACCACTTCAGATGATACATATAATATCCTCTTATCTTTCATATTGTAATTTACTTAGTTTATTGGTAATAAAAACCACGCAAAATTACAAAAATTTATGCAGTTATTAACTAAAATAGTAAGTTTGCATTTAATTTTAATAATACCACCATGCATATTTTCTATGGAAAAGTAGCTTTGAGAGACTATTTGAAATCAATCAAAACTTCAAATTCCACCATTGGATTTGTTCCAACTATGGGCGCTTTACATCAAGGCCATTTGGCTTTAATGCAAAAATCGCTACTAGAAAATGAAAATACTGTAGTGAGTATTTTTGTAAATCCAACCCAATTTAACAATCCGGAAGATTTAGCAAAATACCCAAGGACATTAGAAGAAGATGTGAAAAAACTTACCGCTTTGAGTCCAAAAATTATTTTGTATGCTCCAACTGTCGAGGATATTTATGACGGACAGCCCTTGTCTCAATCTTTTGATTTTGATGGATTAGAAAACCAAATGGAAGGAGAATTCAGACCTGGACATTTTAATGGTGTCGGAACTATTGTAAAACGTCTTTTTCAAATTGTAGAACCTACAAATGCCTATTTTGGTGAGAAAGATTTTCAGCAATTACAAATCGTCAAAAAGATGGTCGCTAAAGCGCATTTGAAAGTAAACGTAATTGGTTGCCCAATTTACAGGGAACCCAACCACCTCGCTATGAGTTCTCGAAACGAACGTTTATCCCCTCACGAAAGAGAAGAAGCTGCAATAATTTACAAAAAACTGACTATTGCCAAAGAAAAATTTCAAACAGAAAGTCCTGAATCAGTAACGGAATGGGTTAAAAAAGCTTTCGAAAACAACACTCTTTTCAAATTAGAATATTTTGTAATAGCTGATGAAGAAACGCTATTACCCAGCGAAATAAAAGAATCCGATAAAAAATACCGCGCTTTTATAGCCGTTTTTGTCAACAATATTCGTTTGATTGATACCATTTCATTAAATTAATTTACTTTTGTAAAATGCAAATTCAAGTCGTAAAATCAAAAATACACCGAGTAAAAGTTACCGGAGCCGATTTAAATTATATCGGAAGCATTACAATTGACGAAGCTTTACTAGATGCGTCTAACATTATTGAAGGCGAAAAAGTATCTATTGTAAACATCAACAATGGAGAACGCTTTGATACTTATGCCATCAAAGGGGAGAAAAATTCAGGCATCATAACTCTAAATGGTCCTGCTGCTAGAAAAGTACAAAAAGACGACATCATCATTATCATTTCATATGCCACATTAGAATTTGAAGAAGCCAAAACCTTCAAACCGTGGATCATTTTTCCAAATGAAAATGACAATTCATTGACCTAGATTTTTAGAATAAAAATAAATTGTTTGCTTTTTTGAACTGTAGTGTTTTTTGCTATTTCTATTTTAATAAAAGTAGTATATTGCTACTCCATTTAGAATAAATATAATTTCTAAAACTCCCAAATCATGAAACAAATAGTACTCTTTTTACTTTTTTCTATTTCAGTATTTTCTCAAAAAACAACACTGCCATTCGATTCAAATAAAATAGGAAGTCGAGAAATTACTATTGGATTACCCCCATCCTATGAGAAAAACCCAAACAAAAGATATCCAATCCTAATTTTACTGGATAGTGATTACTTATTTGACCCTTTTTATGGCGCTCTGAACTATGGTGCCTATTGGGATGATCTACCTGAAACAATAATCGTTGGAATCAACCAAAACAAAAAAGACGAACGAACAGAAGATAGTAATTATGATGCTGCAGACGGAGTCCCTTCAGGGAAAGGCGCTGCTTTTTTTGAATTTATTGGTGGCGAATTACTTCCTTATATCGAAAAAAAATACCGTACTGTACCCTTCCGAATTATTGCCGGACATGACACTACTGCTGGGTTTTTAAACTTTTTTCTATACAAAGACGCACCATTATTTAACGCCTATATTTCTTTAAGTCCAGAACTTGCAACTGACATGGAAAACCGGATTCCAGAAAGACTTTCAAACACAAAACAACCTGTTTTTTATTATCAATCAACTGGAGATGGTGATGTAAAACGACTTCAGGAGCCTATAAAAAACCTCGACCAAAATATGAAGATGGTTACAAATCCTTTAATCAATTACAAATTTGATGATTTCAAAGGAGCATCCCATTACTCCCTCGTGCTTTACTCAA contains:
- the glmS gene encoding glutamine--fructose-6-phosphate transaminase (isomerizing); amino-acid sequence: MCGIVGYIGYREAYPIVIKGLKRLEYRGYDSAGVMLYDGENLKISKTKGKVVDLEERAAKEISTDGTIGMGHTRWATHGIPNDVNSHPHLSNSGDLAIIHNGIIENYAPLKEELIKRGYIFHSDTDTEVLVNLIEEVQKKEKLKIGKAVQVALNQVVGAYAIAVFDKKNPNEIVAARLGSPLAIGVGEGEYFIASDASPFIEYTSNAIYLEDGEMANIRLHKPMKVRKIKDDSLVDPYIQELQMNLEQIEKGGYDHFMLKEIYEQPSVIKDTYRGRLHANEGIIQMSGVEDNLEKFLNADRIIIVACGTSWHAGLVAEYIFEEFARISVEVEYASEFRYRNPIISSKDVVIAISQSGETADTMAAIKLAKENGAFVFGVCNVVGSSISRETHAGAYTHAGPEIGVASTKAFTTQITVLTMIALRLAKAKGTMSNTDFHRYLQELEIIPEKVKEALETNERAKEIAATFKDAPNCLYLGRGYNFPVALEGALKLKEISYIHAEGYPAAEMKHGPIALIDEHMPVVVIAPKQGHYDKIVSNIQEIKSRSGKIIAVVTKGDTQVRDLADYVIEIPETSDALSPLITTIPLQLLSYHIAVMRGCNVDQPRNLAKSVTVE
- a CDS encoding DUF4270 domain-containing protein, with product MYNISFFKKILVLSSIILLYSCDKDYNAIGGDLIGDNHFGLKDTIFSVVAYNQKTGPIQSDNLAVNPLGIYKNPNFGETTANFNTQLTLASTVTATGISSRPFVTSVVLTIPYYYKASKTVTNTDGSHIYTLDSIYGVSKAPMKLSIHESGYYMRDSDPTGGFQLAQKYYTNQNTDFDNIKVSTRLNDDADLAQNDNFFFDPAEHVVKTTDSITKVETVTRTAPGMQLNLNKSYFKTKIIDGANAGKLASSDVFKDYFRGLYFKIEKSGSSDGNLAMLNFKAGKITVNYNEDLTTTSTSGVVTVTRVKKSIVLNMTGNSVSLLNNNFGATGIAYNALPNTGNTTAGDGKLYLKGGEGSVAIIDLFDKKDLKGYDANGNLTGPNGISDELDDLRYPADGKKWLINEANLVFHIDASTMINSFEPRRIYLYDYTNHRPVVDYYNDASTSADAKKSKLVFDGNINTDATSKRGLTYKIRITNQIRNLIKNVDSTNVKLGLVVTEDITAVASYKVRTPNAFISQAPKASVMNPLGTILFGNNIPFGDSNYDKRLKLEIFYTKPN
- a CDS encoding glycogen/starch synthase produces the protein MKDKRILYVSSEVVPYLAENEVSLMSYDVPKMINDQGGQIRIFMPRYGNINERRHQLHEVIRLSGMNLVVNDLDMPLIIKVASIPKERIQVYFIDNDEYFKRKATFADEEGVMYPDNDERAIFFAKGVVETVKKLNWVPDIIHVHGWMAAMLPIYMKHFYKNEALFSETKIVTSVYSQSFEGTLDAEMINKVKFDGVPDEAIADLAIPDYENIIKATVMHSDAVIIASENLSSSLTKFIESSGKPFLPFVPKDKFAEAYTNFYKNEVL
- the panC gene encoding pantoate--beta-alanine ligase, producing MHIFYGKVALRDYLKSIKTSNSTIGFVPTMGALHQGHLALMQKSLLENENTVVSIFVNPTQFNNPEDLAKYPRTLEEDVKKLTALSPKIILYAPTVEDIYDGQPLSQSFDFDGLENQMEGEFRPGHFNGVGTIVKRLFQIVEPTNAYFGEKDFQQLQIVKKMVAKAHLKVNVIGCPIYREPNHLAMSSRNERLSPHEREEAAIIYKKLTIAKEKFQTESPESVTEWVKKAFENNTLFKLEYFVIADEETLLPSEIKESDKKYRAFIAVFVNNIRLIDTISLN
- the panD gene encoding aspartate 1-decarboxylase, whose product is MQIQVVKSKIHRVKVTGADLNYIGSITIDEALLDASNIIEGEKVSIVNINNGERFDTYAIKGEKNSGIITLNGPAARKVQKDDIIIIISYATLEFEEAKTFKPWIIFPNENDNSLT
- a CDS encoding alpha/beta hydrolase, which encodes MKQIVLFLLFSISVFSQKTTLPFDSNKIGSREITIGLPPSYEKNPNKRYPILILLDSDYLFDPFYGALNYGAYWDDLPETIIVGINQNKKDERTEDSNYDAADGVPSGKGAAFFEFIGGELLPYIEKKYRTVPFRIIAGHDTTAGFLNFFLYKDAPLFNAYISLSPELATDMENRIPERLSNTKQPVFYYQSTGDGDVKRLQEPIKNLDQNMKMVTNPLINYKFDDFKGASHYSLVLYSIPNALYQFFDSYKPISSTEYTEKIAVLQAGYVDYLTNKYDAISKNLGLKIPIRINDFKAIEAAILKNNAYQELDKLSDVAKRNYPKSMLANYELGLMYEKMGDPKKAAKLYQSASQLEEIGSLSKDMMYQKYDDMKSLTPKK